The sequence CCGGCGGTAGAGGGGGAGGTCCAAAAGCTCCACCTGATCAAAGACGATGTAGCGCCTAAGCCGGGCCCTTAAGCCCTCCAGGGTACCCCAGGGGGCTAGGAGAAAGCCTTCCGGATGCGGAAATACCGTGGCCGCCTCCTCAATCTGGCCCCGATGGTTGAGGAAGAGGGCCCCCAGGGGCCCGGATAGCCGCCTCAGGTCCCGGGTGCACTGGCCCTGGAGAAAGGAAAGGGCATCGGGCCCCCGCACCAGCAAAACCCCGGGAAAGGCGAAATACCCCTCGCCCGCCAAAGCCCTTTCCAAAGCCTCCTCCATGCTTCCCATTATTGACCAAAGGGTCAGATAGGGGGAGAATGGCCAAGGTGCGCCTCTTCTGGGGCTCCTTCCTGGCGCTTTTCCTGGTGGGCGTGATCGTGGCCCTGCCCGGGGCCGCCCTCCCCCAGTGGCGGGCACGCTACGGTGTGGGTGAGGAGGTTTCCTGGTTTTTTACCGCCCTTCTCCTGGGCCTCCTCCTGGGGATCCGCCTGGCCCAAGGGGGAAGGCGCCACCCCCTTTTCCCCGCCGCCCTTGGGCTTGTGGGCCTGGCCCTTTGGGGGACGGCCCTGGCCCCCACCTTCCCCTTGGTGGTGGCCCTGGCCTTCCTCCTGGGGCTCGGGGAAGGGGTGATGAACGTCCACGGCAACAGCCTGGTGGGCGAGCTTGACCCCAGAAGGCGGGTGGAACTCCTCAACCGGGTGAACGTGGCCTTCGGCCTAGGGGCGGTCTTCACCCCCTTCGCCCTCACCCTTTTGCCCTATGCCGGCGTGCTCACCCTAGCCGGCCTCCTGGCCTGGGTGGGGGCCCTCCTCCTTTGGCAGGCGCCAGCGGTAAACCAGGCACCCAGGGAACGCGGGCCCGGGCTTTGGCCCTTCCTGTTGGTGGTGGCGGTCTACACGGGCTTGGAAGGGGCCTTGGCCGCCTGGAACCGGGCTTATCTGGAGCACCTGGGCCATTCCCCGGCCCTGGGCGGCTTCCTCCTTTCCCTGTATTGGCTTTTCCTAGCCCTGGGCCGCCTCTTTTTGGCCAGGCGGGTGGCGCAGAACCCCTTAGGCGCCCTAAAAGGGCTTCTCCTTGGGGTCCTAGCCCTCCTCACCCTCAACCTCCTCCCCGCCACAGCCCTCCTTTTTCCCCTGACCGGTTTCCTCCTGGGCCCCCTTTTCTCCACCCTTTTTGCCCTGGTGCAGGCCCGATACGGCCACCGGGCCCTGGGTGGATTGCTCTATGCGGGGGCCACAGGAAGCACCGTGATCCCTGCCCTTTTTGCCCTGTTGCCCACCACGGGAATCCCCTATGGGCTCCTCTTCCTGGCTACGGCCCTTTTCCTCTTGATCTCCAGTCTGGAACGGAGCGTGGTCTATGCTTAAGGCCCTGCTCTTTGACCTGGATGGCACCCTGGCCGACACCGACCCCCTCCACCTCCTGGCCTGGCGGGAAGCCCTGGCGCCTTTTGGCATCCAGGTGGACGAGGCCTTTTACCGCCAGCGCATCTCTGGCCGGCTCAACCCGGATATCGTGAGGGATCTTTTGGGGCTGGAAGGGGAGGCGGCTACCCGGCTTGTGGAAGCCAAGGAGGCCCGTTTCCGAGCCCTGGCCCAGGACCTAAGGCCCACGCCCGGCCTTCTGGAGCTTCTGGAATGGGCCTGGGCCCAAGGGCTTAGCTGGGGCGTGGTGACCAATGCCCCTAGGGAGAATGCCCTTCACGTGCTTAAGGCCTTGGGTCTGGAACCTCCCCTGCTGGTCCTGGCGGAGGAGGTGGGCCGGGGCAAACCCGACCCCCTGCCCTACCGGGTGGCCCTGAAAAGGCTAGGCATCCTCCCAGAGGAAGCCCTGGCCTTTGAGGACTCCCCCTCGGGGGTAAAAAGCGCCGTGGGGGCGGGGATAGCCACCTACGGGCTTCTTACGGGGCACGAAGAGGGAGGGCTCCTCGAGGCGGGAGCGAAGGGGGTTTTGCGGGACTTCCGGGAAGCCTTAGCCCTCCTCTAGGGCATACCTCCCGAAGGCCTCCTCGTCAAACCGGGCCTCCACCAGGTCCTCCCAGTAAAGCCACCCCTGGCGGAAAGGGGGGAAGTCCAGGAAGCCCCCTTCCGCCTTGAGGTGGAAGGCCAGCTCGTTGGGCTCGGTAACCCCCTGCTGAAAGGCCAAAAGGGCGGACTGGTAGGCGCCAAAAGAGGTTTGCGCCTGGCTTCCCACCATGGCCCGTTTGCCCTTTTCCCGGGCTAAGGAGAGCATCTCCAGGGTCCAGGTGACCCCGGTGCGGGCCGGCTTCAGGTTCAGGATGTCAAAGGTGTCCAGAAGAAGCTCCCGGCGAAGGTCCTTGGGGGTCATGGCCGAGTCGTCGGCGATGAGGGGAAGGATCTTCTTCTCCCTGAGCTTTCTCCTGGCCTCCACCTCCTCTATGGGCAGGGGCTCTTCCACGTAAAGGAGGCCCATCTCCTTCCAGGCCATGAGGTAGGCTTCCGCCTCCTTAGGCGAAAGGGTTTCGTTGGCATCGGCGTAAAGCTCGGCCTCAGGGAAGGCCTCCTTAAGGCGGGCGATCTTCCGGCCATCCTCCTCCAGGTTCCGGCCCACCTTCACCTTGAAAACCCG is a genomic window of Thermus caldifontis containing:
- a CDS encoding HAD family hydrolase, whose protein sequence is MLKALLFDLDGTLADTDPLHLLAWREALAPFGIQVDEAFYRQRISGRLNPDIVRDLLGLEGEAATRLVEAKEARFRALAQDLRPTPGLLELLEWAWAQGLSWGVVTNAPRENALHVLKALGLEPPLLVLAEEVGRGKPDPLPYRVALKRLGILPEEALAFEDSPSGVKSAVGAGIATYGLLTGHEEGGLLEAGAKGVLRDFREALALL
- a CDS encoding enolase C-terminal domain-like protein, with amino-acid sequence MASIRHLRLIPFRIPLKAPLRWGKASELAHLEHALLQVELSDGSLGRAEVAIRPTIYGETLGSVKAGLEYLRPKLVGLEADDQEAIRAALEAFPCNLGLKGALDLALWEAWARSEGEELHQVLKPAKHRVRVAYILGIASEEEMLSDARMAYGAGVRVFKVKVGRNLEEDGRKIARLKEAFPEAELYADANETLSPKEAEAYLMAWKEMGLLYVEEPLPIEEVEARRKLREKKILPLIADDSAMTPKDLRRELLLDTFDILNLKPARTGVTWTLEMLSLAREKGKRAMVGSQAQTSFGAYQSALLAFQQGVTEPNELAFHLKAEGGFLDFPPFRQGWLYWEDLVEARFDEEAFGRYALEEG
- a CDS encoding MFS transporter yields the protein MAKVRLFWGSFLALFLVGVIVALPGAALPQWRARYGVGEEVSWFFTALLLGLLLGIRLAQGGRRHPLFPAALGLVGLALWGTALAPTFPLVVALAFLLGLGEGVMNVHGNSLVGELDPRRRVELLNRVNVAFGLGAVFTPFALTLLPYAGVLTLAGLLAWVGALLLWQAPAVNQAPRERGPGLWPFLLVVAVYTGLEGALAAWNRAYLEHLGHSPALGGFLLSLYWLFLALGRLFLARRVAQNPLGALKGLLLGVLALLTLNLLPATALLFPLTGFLLGPLFSTLFALVQARYGHRALGGLLYAGATGSTVIPALFALLPTTGIPYGLLFLATALFLLISSLERSVVYA